From Providencia sp. R33, a single genomic window includes:
- the ruvB gene encoding Holliday junction branch migration DNA helicase RuvB produces MIEADRLITAEVLQSDEEAIDRAIRPKLLSEYIGQPQVKDQMEIFIQAAKMRGDALDHLLIFGPPGLGKTTLAGIVANELGVNLRTTSGPVLEKAGDLAAMLTNLEPHDVLFIDEIHRLSPVVEEILYPAMEDYQLDIMIGEGPAARSIKIDLPPFTLIGATTRAGSLTSPLRDRFGIVQRLEFYQVADLQYIVKRSAQYMGLDITEEGAMQVAMRSRGTPRITNRLLRRVRDFAQVKGDGSIDGLIANQALDMLNVDAAGFDYLDRKLLVAIIDKFMGGPVGVDNLAAAIGEERETIEDVLEPYLIQQGFIQRTPRGRMATAHAYNHFGLTPKEA; encoded by the coding sequence ATGATTGAAGCAGATCGCCTAATTACCGCTGAAGTTTTGCAGTCGGATGAAGAAGCCATTGATCGTGCGATCAGGCCGAAACTGCTTAGTGAATATATTGGGCAGCCGCAGGTAAAAGATCAAATGGAGATTTTTATTCAAGCAGCTAAAATGCGGGGTGATGCTCTCGACCATCTGTTGATTTTTGGCCCTCCAGGGTTGGGTAAAACCACGTTAGCTGGGATTGTTGCCAATGAATTAGGTGTAAATTTACGGACAACGTCAGGGCCAGTGCTGGAAAAAGCGGGTGATTTAGCTGCGATGCTAACCAACTTAGAGCCACACGATGTGCTCTTTATTGATGAAATTCACCGCCTCTCACCCGTTGTTGAAGAAATACTGTATCCCGCAATGGAAGACTATCAATTAGATATTATGATTGGTGAAGGGCCTGCTGCACGTTCTATCAAAATTGACCTCCCTCCATTTACCTTAATTGGTGCTACAACACGAGCAGGTTCGCTGACATCGCCATTGCGTGATAGATTCGGGATAGTACAGCGACTCGAGTTTTACCAAGTTGCGGATTTGCAATATATTGTCAAGCGCAGTGCCCAATATATGGGGCTTGATATTACGGAAGAAGGGGCGATGCAAGTCGCAATGCGTTCTCGTGGTACACCACGGATCACAAATCGTCTATTACGGCGTGTACGCGATTTTGCTCAAGTTAAAGGTGATGGTTCAATTGATGGGCTAATTGCAAATCAAGCGTTGGATATGCTCAATGTCGATGCTGCTGGCTTTGATTATCTAGACCGTAAATTACTTGTTGCGATTATCGATAAATTTATGGGTGGGCCTGTTGGTGTTGATAACTTAGCCGCTGCCATTGGCGAAGAACGTGAAACTATTGAAGATGTTTTAGAACCTTATTTAATCCAACAAGGTTTTATTCAGCGTACCCCTCGAGGGCGAATGGCAACAGCGCATGCTTATAACCATTTTGGTTTAACACCAAAAGAGGCTTAG
- the ruvA gene encoding Holliday junction branch migration protein RuvA, whose translation MIGRLRGIVLEKQPPIVLLELQGVGYEVHMPMTCFYELPDIGQEAIVFTHFVVREDAQLLYGFNDKQERALFKELIKVNGVGPKLALAILSGMSAQQFVSAIEQEAIASLVKLPGIGKKTAERLVVEMKDRFKGLNGDLFNQTSDINLPDVNSKVPSTADIEAEAAAALIALGYKPQEASRMVSKVAKPGSDSETLIRDALRAAL comes from the coding sequence GTGATTGGTCGTTTACGTGGCATCGTATTAGAAAAGCAACCACCAATAGTTTTATTAGAACTGCAAGGCGTAGGTTATGAAGTCCATATGCCTATGACGTGTTTCTATGAATTACCTGATATTGGCCAAGAAGCCATTGTTTTCACACATTTTGTTGTACGCGAAGATGCCCAATTACTGTATGGTTTTAACGATAAGCAAGAAAGAGCGCTGTTTAAAGAATTAATTAAAGTTAATGGTGTTGGGCCAAAGCTTGCATTAGCCATTTTGTCTGGTATGTCTGCTCAACAATTTGTCTCTGCTATCGAACAAGAAGCAATTGCCTCATTGGTTAAATTACCTGGGATCGGCAAAAAGACAGCTGAGCGCTTAGTTGTTGAAATGAAAGACCGTTTCAAAGGGTTGAATGGTGACTTATTCAATCAAACTAGCGATATCAACTTACCAGATGTTAATAGCAAAGTGCCTAGCACTGCTGATATTGAAGCAGAAGCGGCGGCTGCATTAATTGCATTGGGCTACAAGCCACAAGAAGCTAGCCGTATGGTGAGCAAAGTCGCGAAACCAGGCAGTGATTCGGAAACATTGATCCGTGATGCCTTACGTGCAGCACTCTGA
- the ruvC gene encoding crossover junction endodeoxyribonuclease RuvC: protein MAIILGIDPGSRVTGYGVIRQQGRQLLYLGSGCIRTQVDDLPSRLQRIYAGVSEIITQYQPDVLSIEQVFMAKNPDSALKLGQARGVAIVAAANLSIPVFEYAARQVKQTVVGTGAAEKSQVQHMVKSILKLSANPQSDAADALAIAITHCHFNQNLLKVGDPRLVLTRGRLR from the coding sequence ATGGCAATTATATTAGGAATTGACCCCGGTTCTCGCGTCACCGGTTATGGCGTCATTCGCCAACAAGGCAGACAACTACTGTATCTAGGCAGTGGCTGTATTCGCACACAAGTTGATGATTTACCAAGTCGTCTGCAACGCATTTATGCGGGTGTCTCGGAAATTATCACCCAATACCAGCCAGATGTTCTTTCAATCGAACAAGTTTTTATGGCAAAAAACCCAGATTCAGCGCTCAAATTAGGCCAAGCTCGCGGGGTGGCGATTGTCGCAGCAGCAAATTTAAGTATTCCTGTATTTGAATATGCGGCTCGCCAAGTGAAACAAACGGTTGTTGGCACTGGAGCGGCTGAAAAAAGCCAAGTACAACATATGGTTAAATCAATTCTTAAACTATCCGCTAACCCGCAGTCAGACGCTGCGGATGCATTGGCGATTGCGATTACTCATTGCCACTTCAATCAGAACTTATTAAAAGTGGGTGATCCACGTTTGGTCTTAACGCGTGGGCGGCTAAGGTAA
- a CDS encoding YebC/PmpR family DNA-binding transcriptional regulator, which yields MAGHSKWANTKHRKAAQDSKRGKIFTKIIRELVTAARLGGGDTGTNPRLRAAVDKALSNNMTRDTLNRAIARGVGNDENDNMETIIYEGYGPGGTAVMVECLSDNRNRTVSEVRHAFTKTGGNLGTDGSVSYLFTKRGVITYAPGVDEDALMEAALEAGADDVETYDDGAIDVYTTFETFGTVKDALDAAGFTSEAAEVSMIPSITAELDAETAPKLMRLIDMLEDSDDVQEVYHNGDISDEVAATL from the coding sequence GGTCATAGTAAATGGGCCAATACCAAACACCGTAAAGCAGCCCAAGATTCTAAGCGCGGTAAGATTTTCACAAAAATTATTCGTGAGCTCGTCACCGCTGCACGTTTAGGCGGTGGTGATACAGGCACTAACCCACGTTTACGTGCCGCAGTGGACAAAGCATTATCAAATAACATGACTCGCGACACCTTAAACCGTGCAATTGCACGCGGTGTGGGGAATGATGAAAATGATAATATGGAAACCATCATTTATGAAGGTTATGGCCCTGGCGGTACCGCTGTTATGGTTGAGTGCTTAAGTGACAACCGTAACCGTACCGTATCTGAGGTTCGCCATGCGTTCACTAAAACAGGCGGTAACTTAGGCACTGATGGTTCAGTATCTTATTTATTCACCAAACGTGGTGTTATTACTTATGCACCGGGTGTGGACGAAGATGCATTGATGGAAGCAGCGCTTGAAGCGGGCGCTGATGACGTTGAAACTTATGACGATGGTGCAATTGATGTTTACACCACGTTTGAAACGTTTGGTACCGTTAAAGATGCATTAGACGCTGCTGGTTTTACTAGCGAAGCGGCTGAAGTTTCGATGATCCCATCGATTACCGCAGAACTTGACGCAGAAACAGCTCCAAAATTAATGCGCCTTATCGACATGTTAGAGGACTCTGACGACGTTCAAGAAGTTTACCATAACGGTGATATTTCTGACGAAGTTGCAGCGACACTATAA